Proteins encoded by one window of Thermoanaerobaculia bacterium:
- a CDS encoding lysophospholipid acyltransferase family protein: MASSVGETIRFYAGFAGGVPWLLACSVAGFLRLAFGSHDRSATTFFARIFCGGLTRALGWRIVADPADLLERARPCVFVSNHQSILDVVVFGAIVPPRTVAVGKKEIGRIPLFGWFFRAAGNLTVDRGRPEQTTIALAEAAGIIREERISVWMMPEGHRNAGEELLPFKTGAFRLAGVAGVPIVPLVAEPLTAIVDTRVRRARPGTLRVRVLDPIPVPDASPAAVSAAAAETRRRMQEALDDLRRTVAAESEGPSKMRRSSDERAIHPRELKPR, encoded by the coding sequence ATGGCCTCCTCCGTGGGCGAGACGATCCGTTTCTACGCCGGATTCGCGGGAGGAGTCCCCTGGCTCCTGGCGTGTTCCGTGGCCGGATTCCTTCGCCTGGCGTTCGGGTCGCACGATCGTTCCGCGACGACGTTCTTTGCCCGGATCTTCTGCGGCGGCCTCACCCGCGCGCTCGGCTGGCGGATCGTCGCCGACCCCGCGGACCTGCTCGAACGGGCGCGTCCATGCGTCTTCGTCTCGAATCACCAGTCGATCCTCGACGTCGTCGTCTTCGGAGCGATCGTGCCTCCGCGCACGGTCGCGGTCGGAAAGAAGGAGATCGGGCGGATTCCCCTCTTCGGCTGGTTCTTTCGCGCGGCCGGTAACCTCACGGTCGACCGGGGACGCCCCGAGCAGACGACGATCGCGCTCGCCGAAGCGGCGGGCATCATCCGCGAGGAGCGGATCTCCGTGTGGATGATGCCGGAAGGACATCGCAACGCCGGCGAGGAGCTCCTCCCCTTCAAGACCGGCGCCTTCCGGCTCGCGGGAGTCGCCGGAGTGCCGATCGTGCCTCTCGTCGCGGAGCCCCTCACCGCGATCGTCGACACGCGAGTTCGCCGCGCGCGGCCGGGCACGCTTCGGGTCCGCGTCCTCGATCCGATCCCGGTGCCCGACGCCTCCCCCGCCGCCGTCTCCGCGGCCGCGGCCGAGACGCGCCGCCGCATGCAGGAGGCCCTGGACGACCTGCGGCGAACGGTCGCCGCGGAATCCGAAGGCCCGTCGAAAATGAGACGAAGCTCGGACGAGCGAGCGATCCATCCCCGGGAATTGAAGCCGCGCTGA